One region of Polynucleobacter paneuropaeus genomic DNA includes:
- the msbA gene encoding lipid A export permease/ATP-binding protein MsbA, protein MNAQDRTALNRLIQYLRPHIGLIVGSLLAMAIVAGAETSIPALMKPLLDRGFTGQLNSKLWQVPVFLVGLALVRSLAQFLSNYLLTRVINSVLLKLREQMFQTLLHARTVFFQKNSASNLINAVVFEVNNVLSVMGGMLISLVRDSLTVIGLMGYLIYLNWRLTLVVLIIFPVIALIMSKINRRLRSLNREQQALTSDLAYIVEESAAGYKIVKVHGAHEYEMRRFKEKAERLRQFALKSAVAGGLNQPITQLIASMALSVVLVIALMQSATEGTTVGGFAAFITAMMLVISPLKHLADINQPLQRGLTAAEMVFSMMDEPIEEDESRKASMQSLDKAKGAIRFEDVGFSYEQEVGRQDALRHVNLSIQPGEIVAFVGPSGGGKSTLVSLLPRFFKPTSGEIFLDNIPLENIALADLRKQLAFVSQDVILFNDSVAANVAYGATGSEGIDRGRVIEALEAANLGALMKELPEGIDTLIGDNGNRLSGGQRQRLAIARAIYKNAPILILDEATSALDSESERQVQDALERLMTGRTTLVIAHRLSTIEHADRIVVLDQGQVVENGSHEELIQQDGLYANLHRIQFSNA, encoded by the coding sequence ATGAATGCTCAAGACCGTACCGCCCTAAACCGCCTAATTCAGTATCTCAGACCACATATTGGCCTGATTGTGGGTTCTTTATTGGCCATGGCTATCGTTGCCGGAGCCGAGACCTCAATCCCCGCTTTAATGAAGCCACTGCTCGATCGAGGCTTTACTGGGCAGCTCAATTCCAAGCTTTGGCAGGTGCCTGTTTTTCTGGTCGGCCTCGCTTTAGTTCGAAGTCTGGCGCAATTTCTCTCTAACTATTTATTGACCCGGGTTATTAACTCGGTTCTTCTCAAACTGCGTGAGCAGATGTTTCAAACGCTATTGCACGCACGGACAGTTTTCTTTCAGAAGAACTCAGCTTCTAATTTAATTAACGCCGTAGTCTTTGAAGTCAATAACGTTCTCTCGGTAATGGGTGGCATGTTAATCAGTCTAGTGAGAGACTCTCTTACTGTGATTGGCTTGATGGGTTATCTCATCTACCTCAATTGGCGTTTGACTTTAGTCGTGCTGATTATTTTCCCTGTGATTGCCTTGATTATGAGCAAGATCAATCGGCGCCTTCGTTCACTCAATCGTGAACAGCAGGCACTCACCAGTGATTTAGCTTATATCGTTGAAGAGTCAGCTGCAGGTTATAAGATCGTGAAGGTCCATGGCGCGCATGAGTATGAGATGCGACGCTTTAAAGAGAAGGCTGAGCGTTTACGTCAATTTGCCCTTAAGTCAGCAGTAGCGGGCGGCCTGAATCAACCCATCACGCAACTGATTGCCTCAATGGCTTTGTCAGTGGTGTTGGTGATTGCTTTAATGCAATCGGCTACCGAGGGTACTACGGTTGGAGGCTTTGCTGCCTTCATTACAGCGATGATGTTGGTGATCTCGCCTTTAAAGCATTTGGCCGATATCAATCAGCCTTTACAGCGCGGCTTGACTGCAGCAGAGATGGTTTTTTCAATGATGGATGAACCCATCGAGGAAGATGAATCTCGTAAAGCCAGTATGCAGTCACTGGATAAAGCCAAAGGCGCGATTCGGTTTGAGGATGTGGGCTTCTCTTATGAACAAGAAGTCGGACGCCAAGATGCTTTACGCCATGTCAATTTATCGATTCAGCCAGGAGAGATCGTTGCATTTGTTGGCCCATCTGGTGGCGGTAAGTCAACCTTGGTGAGTTTGCTACCTCGATTCTTTAAACCCACTAGCGGTGAAATTTTCTTAGACAATATTCCTCTGGAAAATATTGCTTTAGCTGATCTTCGTAAGCAGCTTGCCTTTGTGAGTCAGGATGTGATTTTGTTTAATGATTCAGTAGCGGCTAATGTTGCTTATGGCGCAACAGGTAGTGAAGGTATTGATCGTGGCCGTGTGATTGAAGCGCTTGAGGCGGCTAACCTGGGCGCTCTCATGAAAGAGTTGCCTGAGGGAATTGATACTTTGATTGGAGATAACGGTAATCGACTCTCTGGTGGTCAACGCCAACGTCTAGCAATTGCCCGCGCAATTTATAAAAATGCCCCAATTCTGATTTTGGATGAAGCGACATCGGCATTAGATTCAGAATCTGAGCGCCAAGTTCAAGATGCATTAGAAAGATTAATGACAGGCAGAACCACTTTGGTGATCGCTCATCGTCTTTCAACCATTGAGCATGCAGACCGCATTGTGGTGTTAGATCAAGGGCAAGTTGTCGAAAATGGCTCGCATGAAGAATTGATTCAGCAAGATGGCTTGTATGCTAACTTGCATCGCATTCAGTTCTCGAATGCTTGA